The nucleotide sequence CCAGGGCTTGACGTCCACGAAGGTGGCCGTGCCAGGGTAGCTCTCATAGCGGCAGGGGCCGCCTACGCGTTCGGGACCGGCGGCGCGGGCCAGGGCGGGCAGGCAGATAAGAGCGACAAGAGCCGCCGTGAACGGAACAAGGAAGCAACGGGGCATGGCGAACCTCCTTTGGAGGCTGTTGGCGACGGGCGTTATTTGGCCAAAAGGCGCAGGTACAGATCGCCGCGCATGGGGCCGATGCGCCGGCCCATGCCCTTGAGGCGGATGGGCCGGCCCACCACGAAATCCGGCGGCAGGGTGACTTCCACCATGGTCGGCTTGGTATTGCCCAGGCCATGTCGGATGCCGACTCGTATGCGGGTGCCGGGGAGCAGACTGGCGCTGGGCAGATGCACGGTCTGTTCGTCGTCAAGCTGTTTTCTAAAGTATCCCTTGAGATTTTCCAGGAAACCCTTGGACATGTCAAAGGATACGGCCTTGTCGCCCCAGCTGAACGACATTTCCCGCGCGCCCTTGGCTGCCACCTTTCTAGCGGTGCGCTGGGGGCCGCTTTTCACTTGCCGGTAGATGTCCTCAAAGACCTGACGGGCAAAAGGATCCTTGAGCAGGTCCTGGAGCACTTCCTCGCGGCGGAAATAGAACCCGGCGTCGGCGTTGTCCTTGGAGGCCTTGGTGTAGGCCTGCTTGGCCTTTCTCTGCTGCTGGCGCGCCCCGGCCTCGGCTCCCGGCGGCGGCGGGGGAGGAGGAGGCGGCGGGCCGCCGGGGCGGGAAGTCCGCGCGCTCGCGCCCGGACCCGGCGACGCCTTGGGGCCGGCGCTTTTGGCCTCTTCGCCCGGCTGCCTGTAGCCGGCCGTGTCGTCGCGGTCGGCCAGAAAGTGGCGCAGGAGCAGGTAGGCTTCGTTTAAGCGCTGGAACTTGCGTTTGGCCGCCGGATCGTCGGGATGCAGATCCGGGTGGAGCTTGAAGGCGAGCTTGCGATAGGCCGATTTGACGGCCTCGATGTCGTCGCGGGCGGAAACCCCGAGCAGGGCGCGCGCCTGATCCAAGCGCATGGAATCCTGTCCGCCCATGGCCGCGCCGCCTTAAGGGTTGTCCGGACAGGTCTCGACCAGGGCCTCGGGCACGTCGGCTCCCCGGGGCCGGCAAAGTCCCCGGCTGGTCAGATAGTCGCGGCCTTGCCTGGCAAATTCGGCGTGGGGGGCCTGCATGTTGATGCCCGGGCAGTCCTCGGCGGCCATGGCGTG is from Solidesulfovibrio magneticus RS-1 and encodes:
- a CDS encoding J domain-containing protein translates to MGGQDSMRLDQARALLGVSARDDIEAVKSAYRKLAFKLHPDLHPDDPAAKRKFQRLNEAYLLLRHFLADRDDTAGYRQPGEEAKSAGPKASPGPGASARTSRPGGPPPPPPPPPPGAEAGARQQQRKAKQAYTKASKDNADAGFYFRREEVLQDLLKDPFARQVFEDIYRQVKSGPQRTARKVAAKGAREMSFSWGDKAVSFDMSKGFLENLKGYFRKQLDDEQTVHLPSASLLPGTRIRVGIRHGLGNTKPTMVEVTLPPDFVVGRPIRLKGMGRRIGPMRGDLYLRLLAK